From a region of the Methanobacterium sp. genome:
- a CDS encoding 30S ribosomal protein S11: protein MAEKEKWGVANIYSSFNNTIITITDVTGAETISQWSGGKVVRADRQESSPFAAMEAASRAADDVKEKGIIGLHIKVRAPGGNGPRTPGPGAQATIRALARAGIRIGKIEDVTPIPHDGTGRPGGKRGRRV, encoded by the coding sequence ATGGCAGAAAAAGAAAAATGGGGTGTAGCTAACATATATTCCTCATTTAACAACACAATCATAACCATAACTGATGTAACTGGTGCAGAAACCATTTCGCAGTGGTCTGGTGGAAAAGTTGTAAGGGCAGATAGACAGGAGTCATCCCCATTTGCAGCTATGGAAGCTGCTTCAAGAGCAGCAGACGATGTAAAAGAAAAAGGAATAATTGGGCTGCACATAAAAGTGAGAGCACCTGGTGGAAATGGACCAAGAACTCCAGGACCTGGTGCACAAGCTACAATAAGGGCTCTTGCAAGAGCAGGCATTAGAATAGGAAAAATAGAAGATGTAACTCCAATTCCTCACGATGGTACTGGAAGACCTGGAGGTAAGAGGGGAAGAAGGGTCTAA
- a CDS encoding 30S ribosomal protein S9 — protein MKKVIHTSGKRKTAIARGRFREGKGRIRINKRPVELYDPELARLKITEPIILAGDIANKLDIDVHVVGGGVMGQAEAARMVIAKGIIQWTSDMDLKEKFTQYDRTMLVGDPRRSEPKKYGGRGARARRQKSYR, from the coding sequence ATGAAAAAAGTAATTCACACAAGCGGAAAAAGGAAAACTGCAATTGCAAGAGGCAGGTTCCGAGAAGGAAAAGGAAGAATCAGAATAAATAAACGTCCAGTAGAACTTTATGACCCTGAACTTGCAAGACTTAAAATAACAGAACCCATTATACTCGCTGGAGATATCGCCAACAAATTAGACATAGATGTCCATGTTGTTGGTGGGGGCGTAATGGGACAAGCTGAAGCAGCTCGTATGGTCATAGCCAAAGGTATCATCCAATGGACAAGTGACATGGATTTAAAAGAAAAATTCACACAGTACGATAGAACTATGCTTGTAGGAGATCCAAGAAGATCAGAACCTAAGAAGTATGGTGGAAGAGGCGCTAGAGCCAGAAGGCAAAAGAGTTACAGATAA
- a CDS encoding 30S ribosomal protein S13, which produces MEEDFKHMVRIARKDIDGNKTIENALAGVKGVGKALSRAIGISMDLDLNQKIGYLPDEEVNKIEEAIRDPKSHDVPDWMLNRRNDYETGETVHLIESDLMMMLRDDLNRLKKTRSYKGRRHEVGLPVRGQRTKSTFRKGSSVGVRRRRGRQ; this is translated from the coding sequence ATGGAAGAAGATTTTAAACACATGGTTCGTATTGCCAGAAAGGATATAGATGGTAATAAAACCATTGAAAATGCTCTTGCTGGAGTAAAAGGTGTAGGAAAAGCATTATCAAGAGCAATAGGTATTTCTATGGATCTTGATTTAAACCAAAAAATTGGATATTTACCTGATGAGGAAGTAAACAAAATCGAGGAAGCTATAAGAGATCCTAAATCACATGATGTCCCTGACTGGATGTTAAACAGACGTAATGATTATGAAACAGGTGAAACAGTCCACTTAATAGAATCTGATCTCATGATGATGTTGAGAGACGATTTAAACAGATTAAAAAAGACTAGAAGTTACAAAGGAAGAAGACATGAAGTTGGACTCCCAGTTAGAGGTCAAAGGACAAAATCCACTTTCAGAAAAGGATCATCTGTTGGTGTTAGAAGGAGAAGAGGACGACAATAA
- a CDS encoding 50S ribosomal protein L13, which yields MIIDGEGLILGRLASSVSKKLLNGEEVIVLNAEKVILSGTKEWAYARYKQRLDRASISNPRKMGPKYPRRPDDIFRRTVRGMIPYRKTTGREAFKGLKVYVGIPQEFEGVELSKVPEAEPRNIKKSIELGKLSKLLGAKFEV from the coding sequence ATGATTATAGATGGAGAAGGACTCATATTAGGAAGACTTGCAAGTAGCGTAAGTAAAAAGCTTCTTAATGGTGAGGAAGTAATAGTTTTAAATGCCGAAAAAGTTATACTCTCCGGTACAAAGGAGTGGGCATACGCAAGATACAAACAAAGACTTGATAGGGCAAGTATATCAAATCCAAGGAAAATGGGGCCAAAGTACCCTAGAAGACCTGATGATATCTTTAGAAGAACAGTAAGGGGAATGATACCTTACAGAAAAACAACAGGAAGAGAAGCTTTCAAAGGTTTAAAAGTTTATGTGGGAATACCACAAGAATTTGAAGGTGTTGAACTCTCAAAAGTACCTGAAGCTGAGCCAAGAAACATTAAAAAGAGCATAGAGCTTGGAAAACTATCCAAATTATTGGGTGCAAAGTTTGAAGTATAG
- a CDS encoding MEMO1 family protein, protein MIRKPAVAGIFYEENHDSLKKQIEWCFEHRLGPGKIPSVGTKREIKGLMVPHAGYIYSGPVAAHSYCKLAEDGFPETFVILSPNHNGLGSAISTMIEGEWETPLGNVEIDTEFARELVEDAGIIDSDISAHIQEHSLEVQIPFLQYFSEDFKIVPISMWMQDIETSYDVGKSIKNVAETLQKDIVVIASSDMTHYQPQNIANQNDSYVLDAIKAMDEKLMIKRIMERNITMCGYGPVASTIIASKELGARESQILKYATSGDITGDLSAVVGYASAMFW, encoded by the coding sequence ATGATAAGAAAACCTGCAGTTGCAGGAATTTTTTATGAAGAAAATCATGATTCTTTAAAAAAACAGATTGAATGGTGTTTTGAACATAGATTAGGCCCTGGAAAAATCCCTTCAGTTGGAACTAAACGAGAAATAAAAGGATTGATGGTGCCACATGCAGGTTACATTTATTCAGGACCTGTAGCAGCACATTCTTACTGTAAACTCGCGGAAGATGGATTTCCAGAAACATTTGTAATATTGAGCCCCAATCATAATGGATTGGGATCAGCCATATCCACAATGATTGAAGGTGAATGGGAAACACCACTTGGAAATGTAGAAATAGATACAGAATTTGCAAGAGAATTAGTGGAAGATGCAGGAATCATTGATTCTGATATATCCGCCCATATCCAGGAACATAGCCTGGAAGTTCAAATCCCTTTTTTACAGTATTTCAGCGAAGATTTCAAAATAGTACCTATAAGCATGTGGATGCAGGACATTGAAACATCCTATGACGTAGGTAAATCCATTAAAAATGTAGCAGAAACACTTCAAAAGGATATAGTAGTGATTGCAAGCTCAGATATGACTCATTACCAGCCACAAAACATTGCAAATCAAAATGACAGTTACGTGCTGGATGCAATCAAAGCTATGGATGAAAAGCTCATGATTAAAAGAATAATGGAACGAAATATCACTATGTGTGGTTATGGCCCTGTAGCATCAACTATTATAGCTTCAAAAGAACTTGGAGCGAGGGAATCTCAAATACTAAAATATGCAACAAGTGGAGATATAACTGGAGATTTAAGTGCAGTTGTTGGATATGCATCAGCTATGTTCTGGTAA
- a CDS encoding 30S ribosomal protein S4: MGHPRKARKKYDTPPHPWNADRIKEENKLLQKYGLRNKKEVWKAETMVKRYRRDARHLLGMETEQTIKERQDLVNHLVRLGILGEESKLEDVLDLTVEDILRRRLQTMVHKKGLATTAKGARQFVIHGHIALNEKKLDSPSYMVKRGEEELIGFYQSSSVEKQYKARTEGKGTEEA, translated from the coding sequence ATGGGACATCCAAGAAAAGCAAGAAAAAAATATGATACACCCCCTCATCCATGGAATGCTGATAGAATAAAAGAAGAGAACAAACTTCTTCAAAAATATGGTTTAAGAAACAAAAAAGAAGTTTGGAAAGCAGAAACCATGGTTAAAAGATACAGAAGAGATGCAAGACATCTTTTAGGGATGGAAACTGAGCAGACAATTAAAGAAAGACAAGATTTGGTAAACCACCTTGTAAGGCTCGGTATTTTAGGGGAAGAATCAAAACTGGAAGATGTATTGGACTTAACTGTTGAAGATATTTTAAGAAGAAGATTACAAACCATGGTACACAAAAAAGGACTTGCAACCACTGCAAAGGGAGCAAGACAATTTGTTATACATGGACACATAGCTTTAAATGAAAAGAAACTGGATTCACCAAGCTATATGGTAAAAAGAGGCGAAGAAGAATTAATAGGATTTTACCAATCTTCATCAGTAGAAAAACAATACAAAGCAAGAACCGAAGGTAAAGGCACTGAAGAGGCCTAA
- a CDS encoding DNA-directed RNA polymerase subunit D, translating into MEIDIKEKNDNQLTFIVDGVDISFINAIRRICTVEVPTMAIETVSIIRNDSALFDEVLAQRLGLVPLETDTEAFIPVSECDCENNNCPLCSVSLVLKEKGPKVVYSGDLTSTHEAIKPVYDTIPLLKLKEGEEVELEATANLGKGVEHAKWQPTTTCAYKYYSLITIDEKCEACKKCVDECPRNVLDYDEKANEIIIIDSENCSMCKTCMRECEQNVIHVDAQEGKFIFKIETDGSLSPEDVLRDACDILSEKSEKIVAFCKGGSKK; encoded by the coding sequence ATGGAGATAGACATTAAAGAAAAGAACGATAATCAACTTACATTCATAGTTGATGGTGTAGATATATCCTTTATTAATGCAATAAGGAGAATATGCACTGTTGAAGTTCCAACAATGGCCATAGAAACTGTTTCAATAATTAGAAACGATTCAGCATTATTCGATGAAGTATTAGCTCAAAGATTAGGATTAGTACCTCTTGAAACAGATACTGAAGCGTTTATACCTGTATCAGAATGTGACTGTGAAAACAATAATTGCCCACTATGTAGTGTATCTCTTGTTTTAAAAGAAAAAGGACCGAAAGTGGTTTATTCTGGAGATTTAACTTCAACTCATGAAGCTATAAAACCAGTATATGACACAATACCTCTCTTAAAACTTAAAGAAGGGGAAGAAGTAGAGCTTGAAGCTACAGCAAATCTGGGAAAAGGAGTAGAACACGCAAAATGGCAGCCTACAACAACATGCGCCTATAAATATTATTCATTAATCACAATAGATGAAAAGTGTGAAGCATGCAAAAAATGTGTAGATGAATGTCCAAGGAACGTGTTAGACTATGATGAGAAAGCAAATGAAATCATCATAATTGATTCTGAAAACTGTTCCATGTGCAAAACTTGCATGAGAGAATGTGAACAGAATGTAATTCATGTCGATGCTCAAGAAGGTAAATTCATATTTAAAATTGAAACAGACGGGTCATTATCTCCTGAAGATGTTTTACGGGATGCATGTGATATATTAAGCGAGAAATCGGAGAAAATTGTAGCATTTTGTAAAGGAGGATCTAAGAAATGA
- the eno gene encoding phosphopyruvate hydratase: protein MDSIIEDVRVRKILDSRGNPTVEVDVVTWKGFGRAAAPSGASTGIREVTAFPEGGVDKIISEVEDIISSELIGMDAEDLTDIDMVLKEIDGTPTLSSLGGNTIVAVSMATAKAAAASYNMPLYKFLGGNMKNEIPYPLGNMINGGAHAGENAPDIQEFLIIPVGAEDITEAVFANSKVHKKIGELIKAKDKTFTGGKGDEGGWAPNLTNEEALFIQSKACEEIGDEMGIEIKPCLDMAASEMWNGSKYVYQREGIERDIGEQIDFVAEIIDTYKMFYVEDPIQESDFDGFAELTRKTGDKCLICGDDLFVTNAEILQEGISLGAANSIIIKPNQIGTLTDTYETVKLAKANGYVPVVSHRSGETTDDTIAHLAVGYSSPIIKTGALGGERIAKLNELIRIEEEMVNPKMGDI, encoded by the coding sequence GTGGATAGTATTATTGAAGACGTCCGTGTAAGAAAAATTTTAGATAGTAGGGGAAACCCTACAGTAGAAGTAGATGTTGTAACCTGGAAAGGTTTTGGAAGAGCTGCGGCACCAAGTGGTGCAAGCACCGGAATACGTGAAGTTACAGCATTCCCAGAAGGAGGCGTTGATAAAATAATAAGTGAAGTTGAAGATATAATTTCATCTGAGCTTATTGGTATGGACGCTGAAGACTTAACTGATATAGACATGGTTTTAAAAGAAATAGATGGCACTCCCACTCTATCTTCATTAGGTGGTAACACCATAGTCGCTGTTTCTATGGCAACGGCAAAAGCTGCTGCAGCATCATATAACATGCCATTATATAAATTCCTTGGAGGAAATATGAAAAATGAAATTCCATATCCTCTAGGAAACATGATAAATGGCGGAGCACACGCAGGTGAAAATGCGCCTGACATTCAGGAGTTTTTAATTATTCCTGTAGGTGCCGAAGACATTACAGAAGCTGTTTTTGCTAATTCTAAAGTTCACAAGAAAATTGGTGAATTAATAAAAGCCAAAGATAAAACTTTCACTGGTGGAAAAGGAGACGAAGGTGGATGGGCACCTAACTTAACTAATGAAGAAGCTCTTTTCATTCAATCAAAGGCATGTGAAGAAATAGGCGATGAGATGGGTATTGAAATAAAACCTTGTCTTGATATGGCTGCAAGTGAAATGTGGAACGGCTCAAAATATGTTTACCAAAGGGAAGGCATTGAAAGAGACATTGGAGAGCAGATAGATTTCGTTGCAGAAATAATTGACACTTACAAAATGTTCTATGTAGAAGATCCCATTCAAGAAAGTGATTTTGATGGATTTGCAGAACTTACACGGAAAACTGGAGATAAATGTCTTATATGTGGTGACGATTTGTTTGTTACAAATGCAGAGATTCTTCAAGAGGGGATTAGTTTAGGTGCTGCAAACTCAATTATAATAAAGCCTAATCAAATAGGAACTTTAACTGACACCTATGAAACTGTTAAACTTGCAAAAGCTAATGGATATGTCCCAGTTGTCTCACATAGATCTGGTGAAACAACAGACGATACAATAGCTCATTTAGCAGTAGGATACTCAAGTCCAATAATTAAGACTGGTGCATTAGGCGGAGAGAGAATCGCTAAATTAAATGAACTTATAAGAATTGAAGAGGAAATGGTAAATCCAAAAATGGGAGATATATGA
- the mvk gene encoding mevalonate kinase, which yields MQVIASAPAKAILFGEHAVVYGKPAIAMALNKKAHVKVSDNSNNKIYVNVDKLKLSGYLDFKNNNILSDSPKKGILKYILASIKKVHDGSGLDIYIDLDIPIGGGLGSSAAVTVATIAAVSKYNNMDLKKEEIAKYSHEVELEIQKAASPLDTTVSTYGGLIYLEKDAKDIVQLNVNQDIPVVIGYTNSRGNTGKLIEAVRIRKNSYPEIINPVIDSIETVTLNAKDAIITNDKKRIGELMNINHGLLDALGVNTKELSNMVYNARNAGAIGSKITGAGGGGSIIAYCPEGLEKVISVFKETDRALKADISKEGVKVTVSE from the coding sequence ATGCAAGTAATAGCATCTGCACCTGCAAAGGCAATTCTTTTTGGAGAACATGCCGTAGTTTATGGCAAACCTGCTATTGCAATGGCTTTAAATAAAAAGGCCCATGTAAAAGTTTCAGATAACTCAAATAATAAAATTTATGTAAATGTGGATAAATTAAAATTATCAGGTTATCTTGATTTTAAAAATAATAATATACTTTCAGATTCACCAAAAAAAGGCATTTTAAAATATATATTAGCATCAATTAAAAAAGTGCATGATGGTTCGGGATTAGATATATATATTGATTTAGATATTCCTATAGGTGGAGGGCTCGGTTCTTCAGCAGCAGTAACTGTTGCAACTATTGCAGCAGTATCTAAATATAATAATATGGATTTAAAGAAAGAAGAAATAGCTAAATATTCTCATGAGGTTGAATTAGAAATTCAAAAAGCAGCAAGCCCTCTGGATACCACTGTAAGTACGTATGGTGGCTTAATTTATCTTGAAAAAGATGCTAAAGATATTGTACAATTAAATGTCAATCAAGATATCCCTGTTGTTATAGGATACACAAATTCAAGAGGAAACACAGGAAAACTTATTGAAGCAGTGCGAATAAGAAAAAATAGCTATCCAGAAATTATTAATCCAGTAATAGATTCAATTGAAACTGTAACTTTAAATGCAAAGGATGCTATCATTACTAATGATAAAAAGAGAATTGGAGAACTAATGAACATAAACCATGGACTTCTGGATGCTCTGGGTGTAAATACCAAAGAACTTTCAAATATGGTATATAATGCGCGAAATGCAGGAGCAATCGGCTCAAAAATTACAGGAGCTGGAGGAGGAGGCAGTATAATTGCATACTGCCCAGAAGGATTAGAAAAAGTAATATCTGTATTTAAAGAAACAGATAGGGCTTTAAAAGCAGATATATCCAAAGAAGGAGTCAAAGTAACAGTTTCAGAATAA
- a CDS encoding 30S ribosomal protein S2: MSELLIPLDKYLAAGLHIGTQQKTKDMERYIYRVRADGLYVLDVRTTNDRIKSAGKFLAKFDADDILVVSTRQYGQAPVKKFGQITGAKTIPGRFIPGTLTNPNYGKFIEPKVLVVTDPRSDLQAIIEAKQIGIPVVALCDTENLLGNVDIVLPVNNKGRKAIALVYWLLARQISREKGIIGEDEDLEIQPADFELKM, encoded by the coding sequence TTGTCAGAACTTTTAATACCGCTAGACAAGTACTTAGCAGCAGGTTTACACATTGGAACTCAACAAAAAACTAAAGACATGGAACGTTACATATACAGAGTAAGAGCAGATGGCCTATATGTTTTAGATGTAAGAACAACAAACGACAGAATTAAATCAGCAGGAAAATTCCTTGCAAAATTCGATGCAGACGATATACTGGTCGTATCAACAAGACAGTATGGACAGGCTCCTGTTAAGAAATTTGGACAAATAACTGGTGCAAAAACAATACCTGGAAGGTTCATACCAGGAACATTAACCAATCCAAATTATGGTAAATTCATAGAACCAAAAGTACTTGTAGTTACAGACCCAAGATCTGATTTACAAGCTATTATTGAAGCAAAACAGATAGGAATACCTGTTGTTGCATTATGTGACACAGAAAACTTACTTGGAAATGTGGACATAGTATTGCCTGTAAATAACAAGGGTAGAAAAGCTATAGCACTTGTTTACTGGTTACTTGCAAGGCAAATTTCAAGGGAAAAAGGAATAATAGGCGAAGATGAAGACCTCGAAATCCAGCCAGCTGATTTCGAGCTAAAAATGTAA
- a CDS encoding 4Fe-4S binding protein — translation MVKITIDYEKCDGTDCAECVDVCPMEVLIIEGDKIVIQNKEECSLCEVCMDVCPTEAVEVEDD, via the coding sequence ATGGTTAAAATAACAATTGATTACGAAAAATGCGATGGTACAGACTGTGCAGAATGTGTGGATGTATGTCCAATGGAAGTTCTTATAATTGAAGGAGACAAGATTGTAATCCAAAATAAAGAAGAATGCAGCTTATGTGAAGTATGCATGGATGTATGTCCAACTGAAGCAGTAGAAGTTGAGGATGACTAA
- a CDS encoding 50S ribosomal protein L18e, which produces MKLTKTNPKLIELIGTLKKKSYQEDVAIWKDVAKRLERSNRRYAEVNISQINRHSSPDETVLVPGKILGSGELNHKVDVVALGFSKKAEEKIAAAGGECLNFSGILDKNPKGSKIRIIE; this is translated from the coding sequence ATGAAACTTACAAAAACAAATCCTAAACTTATCGAACTTATAGGGACTCTTAAAAAGAAGTCCTATCAAGAAGACGTTGCAATATGGAAGGATGTTGCAAAAAGACTTGAAAGATCAAATAGAAGATATGCAGAGGTAAACATATCACAAATTAACAGACATTCATCTCCAGATGAGACAGTTCTGGTTCCAGGAAAAATCCTTGGAAGCGGTGAACTTAATCATAAGGTTGATGTTGTAGCTCTTGGATTTTCAAAAAAAGCTGAAGAAAAGATAGCTGCTGCAGGTGGAGAATGTTTAAATTTCTCAGGAATACTCGATAAAAATCCAAAAGGAAGCAAAATAAGGATAATTGAGTAA
- a CDS encoding DNA-directed RNA polymerase subunit K, whose protein sequence is MPSKKLTRFEKARLIGARALQLSTGAKPMIEVDEPLDPIDIATLELKKGLIPLDIKK, encoded by the coding sequence ATGCCATCTAAAAAATTAACAAGGTTTGAAAAAGCAAGACTTATTGGTGCAAGAGCTCTTCAACTATCAACAGGAGCAAAACCTATGATAGAAGTTGATGAGCCATTAGATCCGATTGATATTGCAACTTTAGAACTTAAAAAAGGTTTAATTCCTCTTGATATTAAAAAATAA
- a CDS encoding isopentenyl phosphate kinase family protein has protein sequence MIILKLGGSIITKKEAKEPTIDYENLNRIAREIASSSIDKLIIVHGAGSFGHIYAKEYEIGAEIQDEEDFKQKKMGFSITQSWVKKLNTIVCDSLRENGVLTVSIQPSSFIITKNKRIHHCNLDLINKYLDMGFVPVIYGDVVPDLDESIKICVLSGDQIIKYLGENLKPERVILGSDVDGIYNKNPKKHEDAKLMKIVTSCDDLATEGSLNVDVTGGMKGKLMELIELAEIGVESEILNAGRNGLIKKALNHEKGIGTIVKKEKEV, from the coding sequence TTGATTATCCTTAAACTTGGCGGAAGTATAATAACAAAAAAAGAGGCAAAGGAGCCTACTATTGATTATGAAAATTTAAATAGAATTGCAAGGGAAATAGCAAGCTCATCAATTGATAAACTGATAATTGTGCATGGTGCCGGTTCATTTGGACATATATATGCTAAAGAATATGAAATTGGTGCTGAAATTCAAGATGAAGAAGATTTCAAACAAAAAAAGATGGGATTTTCTATTACCCAAAGCTGGGTTAAAAAATTAAACACCATCGTATGTGATAGTTTAAGAGAAAACGGAGTTTTAACAGTATCAATTCAACCATCATCATTTATTATAACTAAAAATAAGAGAATACACCACTGTAATCTGGATTTAATTAATAAATATTTAGATATGGGATTTGTTCCAGTTATTTATGGAGATGTAGTCCCTGATCTGGATGAATCCATTAAAATATGTGTTTTATCTGGAGATCAGATAATAAAATATTTAGGAGAAAATTTAAAACCTGAAAGAGTTATTTTAGGTTCAGATGTTGATGGGATATACAATAAAAACCCAAAAAAGCATGAAGATGCTAAACTAATGAAGATAGTCACATCCTGTGATGATTTAGCCACAGAAGGTTCATTAAATGTTGATGTTACAGGTGGGATGAAAGGAAAGCTAATGGAATTAATAGAACTTGCAGAAATTGGAGTTGAATCCGAGATTTTAAATGCAGGTCGAAATGGCCTAATAAAAAAAGCGTTGAATCACGAAAAAGGAATAGGAACAATAGTTAAAAAAGAAAAGGAAGTATAA
- a CDS encoding DNA-directed RNA polymerase subunit N, translating into MIPVRCISCGKVVSAYFDEFTKRVADGENPKEVLDDLGLTKYCCRRMLITHVEVW; encoded by the coding sequence ATGATTCCTGTAAGATGTATAAGTTGTGGAAAAGTTGTATCTGCCTATTTTGATGAATTTACAAAAAGGGTAGCAGATGGGGAAAATCCCAAGGAAGTCCTTGATGATCTTGGACTTACAAAATATTGTTGTAGAAGAATGTTGATCACTCATGTTGAAGTATGGTGA
- a CDS encoding RNA-guided pseudouridylation complex pseudouridine synthase subunit Cbf5, with protein MVDLLIKAEGETDPNYGNFPYERPIEDHIKRGIINLDKPSGPTSHEIDSWVKRILGVEKTGHGGTLDPRVTGVLPIGMDYSTRVIQLLLGADKEYVCLMRLHEEISESKIKNILNEFQGKIFQTPPLKSAVKRELRVRKIHYANILEIDGQDVLFKIGCEGGTYIRKYCHDIGEALGIGAHMAELRRTVSGPFKEDDTLKTLQDVTDAYHIWKEEDDESFLREAILPVEKAVENLPKIVIRDSAVDAICHGADLASGGIISIEDNIKKGDTVAVMTLKGELIAAGESLKTSEEIYRASKGIMIDINKVFMEPDTYPKMWK; from the coding sequence ATGGTAGATTTACTTATAAAAGCTGAAGGTGAAACTGATCCAAACTATGGGAACTTTCCATATGAAAGACCAATAGAGGATCATATAAAAAGAGGGATAATTAATCTCGATAAACCTTCAGGCCCCACATCCCATGAAATAGACTCATGGGTAAAAAGAATTTTGGGTGTAGAAAAAACTGGTCACGGAGGTACTTTAGACCCTCGAGTCACAGGAGTTTTACCTATAGGTATGGATTATTCTACAAGAGTTATTCAACTTTTATTAGGTGCAGATAAAGAATATGTATGTCTTATGAGGCTGCATGAGGAAATATCTGAAAGCAAAATAAAAAATATATTAAATGAATTCCAAGGAAAGATTTTTCAGACACCACCACTTAAATCTGCTGTTAAAAGAGAATTAAGAGTTCGGAAGATACACTATGCAAATATCCTTGAAATTGATGGTCAGGATGTTCTATTTAAAATAGGGTGTGAAGGTGGGACTTATATACGAAAGTACTGCCATGATATTGGTGAAGCACTGGGAATAGGTGCACACATGGCAGAACTAAGAAGAACAGTTTCTGGACCGTTTAAAGAGGATGATACTCTAAAAACTCTTCAAGATGTAACTGATGCTTATCATATCTGGAAGGAGGAGGATGATGAATCATTCCTTAGAGAAGCAATACTTCCAGTGGAGAAAGCTGTTGAAAATCTTCCAAAAATTGTTATAAGAGACTCTGCAGTGGATGCTATTTGTCATGGTGCAGACCTTGCATCTGGCGGAATTATAAGTATTGAAGATAATATTAAGAAAGGAGACACTGTTGCGGTGATGACGCTAAAAGGTGAGCTGATTGCAGCAGGTGAAAGTCTAAAAACATCTGAAGAAATATACAGAGCAAGTAAAGGCATAATGATAGATATAAATAAAGTTTTCATGGAACCGGATACATATCCTAAGATGTGGAAGTAA